One genomic segment of Musa acuminata AAA Group cultivar baxijiao chromosome BXJ3-3, Cavendish_Baxijiao_AAA, whole genome shotgun sequence includes these proteins:
- the LOC135634303 gene encoding uncharacterized protein LOC135634303 — MDGSKGRRTATGISFSRGGCIITLREQNYHDRSIRCCSRLGCSASLYAMKGTQVGKQDRASFHSGPCPSLSANGFRKPQRGQRSSCSREEANVAEIRNTRRDSDKPKSGRRFTGIKDSDSNRRVENKKDLHSVPLSPLVGSAKLRCSSDSATGGVGSSRMKLRSITSKEAARQSRYRYIENSSASGSTSMSHGDASHDMASRSEVFGVENPRGTDISNVLAPECSSADSRSSRADNNLRMRSLKRGSSSFRGRGRVPSLNGSNSGTSDLSVSLPEHLISYQATRGSRNQSTNKVVVSVRTRQPPRGDTRIRPVGQVDESILAPMPLTVTQQSQCESGAIPQSSSRSSADFHHFYQNVHGDPGTSTQIAPRRQIHESAANRLHIFDALLQDRDGYPHLNMGGVAEVLLALERIEQDEGLTHEQLLALGNHLSLDSRSFHDQYRDMRMDIDNMSYEDLLALEEKMGTVSTALTEEALSRCLKRSPYMSASLISGISGRDEDEVKCSICQEEFVMEDEVGELVCKHTYHAACIRRWLQLKNWCPICKASLL, encoded by the exons ATGGATGGTTCCAAGGGTAGAAGGACCGCTACCGGAATAAGTTTTTCCAGAGGTGGTTGCATTATTACTCTTAGAGAACAAAACTACCATGATAGAAGTATCCGATGCTGTAGCCGGTTGGGATGTAGTGCTAGTCTCTATGCCATGAAAGGCACCCAGGTAGGAAAACAGGACAGAGCTTCCTTCCACTCGGGACCGTGTCCATCATTATCTGCTAATGGTTTTAGAAAGCCTCAACGAGGACAAAGATCCAGTTGTTCTCGTGAAGAAGCAAATGTTGCAGAAATCCGTAATACCCGAAGAGATAGTGATAAACCCAAAAGTGGTAGAAGATTCACAGGTATAAAAGATTCAGACTCCAACCGAAGAGTAGAGAATAAAAAAGACTTGCACTCTGTCCCTTTAAGTCCATTAGTTGGATCTGCAAAGCTTCGCTGCTCATCAGATAGTGCAACTGGAGGAGTGGGGTCCAGCAGGATGAAATTGAGATCAATAACATCTAAGGAAGCCGCTAGACAGTCTAGATATCGTTATATAGAAAATTCGAGTGCATCTGGTAGCACCAGCATGAGTCATGGGGATGCTTCACATGATATGGCATCCAGGTCAGAGGTCTTTGGTGTGGAAAATCCTAGAGGAACAGACATATCCAATGTTCTTGCACCAGAGTGTAGCTCTGCTGATTCCAGAAGTAGCAGAGCAGATAATAATTTAAGAATGAGATCCCTCAAAAGGGGAAGTTCATCTTTCAGAGGCAGAGGCCGAGTCCCATCCTTAAATGGATCAAATTCAGGTACTTCAGACCTGAGTGTATCTCTTCCGGAgcatttaatatcttatcaagctACAAGAGGATCCAGAAACCAATCTACCAATAAGGTTGTTGTCTCAGTCAGAACAAGGCAGCCACCTAGGGGTGATACTAGAATAAGACCAGTAGGACAAGTAGATGAGTCCATTTTGGCACCAATGCCTCTAACTGTTACCCAACAGTCACAATGTGAATCAGGAGCTATTCCTCAAAGTTCATCGAGATCATCCGCAGATTTTCATCATTTTTACCAGAATGTACATGGAGATCCTGGAACCAGCACTCAGATTGCTCCTAGGAGACAAATTCATGAATCTGCAGCCAATCGCCTGCATATATTTGATGCTCTTTTACAAGATAGAGATGGCTATCCACACTTAAACATGGGAGGAGTTGCTGAG GTGTTATTGGCACTTGAGAGGATTGAACAAGATGAAGGGTTAACACACGAG CAATTATTGGCCCTTGGCAATCATTTGTCTTTGGATAGCCGAAGTTTCCATGACCAGTACAGAGACATGAGAATGGACATAGATAATATGTCATATGAG GACTTGTTAGCCCTGGAAGAGAAGATGGGTACTGTGAGCACAGCTCTCACAGAGGAAGCTTTATCAAGGTGCTTGAAGAGAAGTCCCTACATGTCTGCCTCTTTGATCTCCGGGATCTCTGGACGTGACGAGGATGAAGTCAAATGCAGCATATGCCAG GAGGAATTTGTCATGGAAGACGAGGTGGGGGAGTTGGTGTGCAAGCATACGTACCATGCAGCATGCATCCGCCGATGGCTTCAGCTAAAGAACTGGTGCCCTATCTGCAAAGCCTCCCTCTTGTAA
- the LOC103973138 gene encoding plant intracellular Ras-group-related LRR protein 1 — MRMEAKTSERAESESDGVKKEQELDLSGMSLDSLPNPSINLGIITKLDLSNNNLQSIPESLTARLLNLVVLDVHSNQLRALPNSIGCLSKLKALNVSGNLMESLPKTIEDCRALQELIANFNQLTKLPDTMGFELTNLQMLAVNTNKLAFLPFSTSHMTSLRVLDARLNCLRALPDGLENLIRLQVLNVGQNFQYLQSLPYAIGLLVSLVELDISYNSITVLPNSMGCLTKLRKFQVEGNPLVCPPTDVVEQGIDVTREYLSARMNGSETGPSSSKHSWIKNLVKCGTFSGRMMSSNISVRDEKDGLLMSDYRSIDGLASPRYVGIFSPRRLFSPRRASPRK, encoded by the exons atgaGGATGGAAGCGAAGACGAGCGAGAGAGCGGAGTCCGAGTCGGATGGTGTCAAGAAGGAACAGGAGTTGGACTTGAGTGGGATGTCGTTGGACTCGCTGCCGAATCCTTCCATCAATCTCGGCATCATCACCAAGCTTGATCTCTCAAATAATAACCTTCAG AGCATTCCGGAGTCGCTGACGGCGAGGCTGCTGAACTTGGTGGTGCTGGATGTGCACTCCAACCAGCTGAGGGCGCTGCCCAACTCCATAGGCTGCCTCTCCAAGCTGAAGGCCTTGAACGTCTCCGGCAACCTTATGGAGTCCCTTCCGAAGACCATCGAGGACTGCCG GGCTTTGCAGGAGCTGATTGCCAACTTCAACCAGCTCACCAAGCTCCCAGACACCATGGGTTTCGAGCTCACCAACCTCCAAATGCTGGCCGTCAACACCAACAAGCtcgccttcctccccttctccacctcgcACATGACTTCCCTCCGAGTCCTGGACGCCCGCCTCAACTGCCTGCGCGCCCTTCCCGACGGCCTCGAGAACCTCATCCGGCTTCAAGTCCTCAACGTCGGCCAGAACTTCCAGTACTTGCAGTCTCTTCCCTACGCCATCGGGCTCCTCGTCTCCCTAGTCGAGCTCGATATCAGCTACAACAGCATCACCGTCCTCCCCAACTCCATGGGGTGCCTGACCAAGCTTCGGAAGTTCCAAGTCGAAGGCAACCCCCTGGTGTGCCCGCCCACGGACGTGGTCGAGCAAGGCATCGACGTCACGCGGGAGTACCTCAGCGCGAGGATGAACGGGAGCGAGACGGGTCCCTCGTCGAGTAAGCACTCGTGGATCAAGAATCTGGTCAAGTGCGGCACCTTCAGCGGCCGCATGATGTCGAGCAACATCAGCGTCAGGGATGAGAAGGACGGGCTTCTGATGTCAGACTATCGTTCCATCGATGGGCTTGCTTCGCCGAGGTACGTTGGCATCTTCTCGCCTCGACGACTGTTCTCGCCCCGACGGGCTTCGCCGCGGAAGTAG
- the LOC135634409 gene encoding uncharacterized protein LOC135634409: MTSETSLESEKKIYLTLEDTQSNINWDDIVCPICLDVPHNAVLLHCGSYDRGCRAFMCDTDDYHSNCLDRYKRAHGLPTITTVSSTTTGTPTQSIRVIPLGSGSSPTCPLCRGNVTGLVVVDEVRAYLNMMKRCCEEKQCLYVGNYMELQRHAQQEHPHSRPSKVDPDRQQDWENFQRSSEMIDVLSTIHSEMPHGVLFGDYIIEYGDESSDEFEDFPGDDGNWWTSCILYHVFDNFRSTIDRQRLRNEETSRVQARSFYDAHMDDGSMSSADMPEYHFDGSDEEFGEADDGAASRGSQSHRSYRRRRSRFQEH, from the exons ATGACTTCAGAAACCTCTCTCGAAAGTGAGAAAAAGATTTATCTGACCTTAGAGGATACACAGTCTAACATTAACTGGGACGATATCGTTTGCCCCATCTGTTTGGATGTTCCGCACAATGCAGTGCTACTTCACTGCGGTTCATATGATCGAGGGTGTAGAGCATTCATGTGCGACACTGATGATTATCACTCCAACTGTCTTGACCGATATAAACGTGCACATGGTCTGCCTACCATCACGACGGTCTCCTCAACTACAACCGGGACACCCACTCAAAGCATTCGAGTAATTCCTTTGGGTTCTGGCAGCAGCCCTACCTGTCCGTTGTGCCGAGGGAATGTGACAGGGTTGGTCGTAGTTGATGAGGTCCGCGCATACCTTAACATGATGAAGAGATGCTgcgaagagaagcaatgtttataTGTCGGCAACTACATGGAACTGCAACGGCATGCCCAACAAGAGCACCCTCATTCTCGGCCATCAAAAGTGGACCCAGATAGACAACAAGATTGGGAGAATTTTCAGCGCTCCTCAGAAATGATAGATGTCTTGAGTACTATTCACTCAGAAATGCCACATGGTGTTTTGTTTGGGGACTACATTATTGAGTATGGGGATGAGAGCAGTGATGAATTTGAGGATTTCCCTGGAGATGACGGCAATTGGTGGACCTCTTGTATTCTCTATCATGTCTTCGACAACTTCAGGTCAACGATAGATCGGCAGAGATTAAGAAATGAAGAGACAAGTAGAGTTCAAGCTAGATCATTCTATGATGCTCATATGGATGATGGTTCAATGTCATCTGCTGACATGCCAGAATACCATTTTGATGGAAGTGATGAGGAGTTTGGAGAAGCAGATGATGGAGCAGCATCCAGGGGAAGCCAGAGTCACCGCAG CTACAGGAGGCGCAGGTCTCGATTCCAAGAACACTAG
- the LOC135632894 gene encoding AP2-like ethylene-responsive transcription factor AIL7, translating to MKNMTRQEFVAALRRRSSGFSRGASMYRGVTRHHQHGRWQARIGRVAGNKDLYLGTFSTQEEAAEAYDIAAIKFRGLNAVTNFDMSRYDVERILNSDLPVGGASSKASRVPEPPSPASYCPGSQPLGLVQHQEFLPLLALDHQQQHQRSHPPSVFESFRSGSTMDFAAAGSGVGQAKGGSNQHQEHGRAYFPCAAPTGTPAADSYYYHQDAKHGVAALHAPLHGTE from the exons ATGAAGAACATGACGCGACAGGAGTTCGTTGCGGCACTCAGAAG GAGGAGTAGTGGCTTCTCCAGAGGAGCCTCCATGTACAGAGGAGTCACCAG ACACCATCAACACGGGCGATGGCAGGCGAGGATAGGGCGAGTCGCAGGCAACAAAGACCTGTATCTCGGAACTTTTA GCACGCAGGAGGAAGCGGCAGAGGCCTACGACATAGCGGCGATCAAGTTCCGGGGGCTCAACGCGGTGACCAACTTCGACATGAGCCGCTACGACGTGGAGCGCATCCTCAACAGCGACCTTCCGGTGGGCGGGGCGTCGAGCAAGGCCTCGAGGGTTCCGGAGCCGCCGTCGCCGGCGTCCTACTGTCCCGGATCACAACCCTTGGGGTTGGTGCAACACCAAGAATTCCTGCCCCTGCTTGCTCTGGATCACCAGCAGCAGCACCAGCGGAGCCATCCGCCGTCAGTGTTTGAATCGTTCAGATCCGGCAGTACCATGGACTTCGCTGCTGCTGGCAGCGGCGTGGGTCAAGCGAAGGGTGGTAGCAATCAGCATCAGGAGCATGGTCGCGCTTATTTTCCTTGTGCTGCGCCCACCGGGACACCAGCAGCGGACTCCTACTACTACCACCAGGACGCAAAGCATGGTGTAGCAGCCTTGCATGCTCCTCTTCATGGAACGGAATGA
- the LOC135632987 gene encoding uncharacterized protein LOC135632987: protein MAYVDHAFSISDEDIMMGDSRHAIQNRPPVKEIAFAVSLLVFGSLAIVVGSVMAANRVGGDRAHGVFFAVLGSVLFLPGFYYTRIAYYAYKGYKGFSFDNIPSV, encoded by the exons ATGGCGTACGTCGACCACGCCTTCTCCATCTCCGACGAGGACATCATGATGGGCGACTCCAGACACGCCATCCAGAACCGTCCGCCCGTCAAGGAGATCGCCTTCGCGGTGTCCCTCCTCGTCTTCGGCTCCCTCGCAATCGTCGTCGGTTCCGTCATGGCCGCCAACCGCGTCGGCGGCGATCGAGCCCATG GGGTTTTCTTTGCGGTCTTGGGGTCGGTGTTGTTCCTGCCGGGTTTCTACTACACGAGGATAGCTTATTATGCATATAAGGGGTACAAAGGCTTCTCCTTTGACAATATTCCCTCGGTCTGA